One stretch of Microvirga lotononidis DNA includes these proteins:
- a CDS encoding glycoside hydrolase family 108 protein, which produces MKASPSRFENAVDHVLRHEGGFVQHPRDPSGATKFGITRETLSRARGRPASVTDVRRLSRREAVSIYRQLYWDVVQADALPAGLDLAVFDLAVNSGPGRAVAMLQASLEIEADGIVGPITLRAVHDADVPTMIRRLTKARLGFLGRLATWPVFGLGWRRRVLAVEQEALRLASPASSSSRNV; this is translated from the coding sequence ATGAAGGCTTCTCCATCGCGTTTCGAGAATGCGGTCGACCATGTGCTCAGGCACGAGGGTGGGTTCGTCCAGCACCCTCGCGATCCGAGTGGCGCGACCAAATTCGGCATCACCCGTGAAACCCTTTCCCGGGCGAGAGGTCGCCCCGCCTCCGTCACCGATGTCCGCCGCCTGTCCAGGCGGGAGGCGGTGTCCATCTATCGCCAGCTTTATTGGGATGTCGTGCAAGCCGATGCGCTGCCGGCGGGGCTCGACCTCGCGGTCTTCGATCTCGCGGTCAATTCAGGGCCCGGGCGCGCCGTAGCGATGCTGCAGGCCTCCCTCGAGATCGAGGCGGACGGGATCGTCGGGCCGATCACGCTGCGTGCCGTGCACGACGCCGATGTCCCGACGATGATCCGCCGCCTCACGAAAGCCCGCCTGGGCTTTCTCGGCCGCCTCGCCACCTGGCCCGTGTTCGGCCTGGGCTGGCGCCGGCGCGTCCTCGCCGTCGAGCAGGAGGCTCTCCGGCTCGCATCACCTGCATCCTCTTCTTCAAGGAATGTCTGA
- a CDS encoding PepSY domain-containing protein: MTGAAFAQSPAAALKNCLPPREMQEAVAAKGVVAPASAVMTARRQVPGADVVRASLCRNSNDLVYVISVLQKDGRIVQVMIEGSSGRVKSVR; the protein is encoded by the coding sequence ATGACGGGGGCGGCGTTCGCGCAGAGCCCGGCGGCTGCCCTGAAGAACTGTCTGCCTCCGCGCGAGATGCAGGAGGCCGTGGCCGCCAAGGGCGTCGTCGCTCCGGCATCCGCCGTGATGACGGCGCGGCGCCAGGTCCCAGGGGCGGATGTGGTCCGGGCCAGCCTGTGCCGCAACAGCAATGATCTTGTCTATGTGATCTCGGTCCTGCAAAAAGACGGTCGCATCGTGCAAGTGATGATCGAAGGCTCCTCCGGGCGCGTGAAGTCGGTCCGCTAG